A region of Jonquetella anthropi DSM 22815 DNA encodes the following proteins:
- a CDS encoding tRNA1(Val) (adenine(37)-N6)-methyltransferase, translating into MGVTVDDLLGGQLTIRQPVRGPRVNMDTILLAGFVRLKRRERALELGCATGGVAMLMAWRSSAHVTGLEIDQRFVELARQNAESNGLSDRLSFVCGDLTQLWGRGQGGEYDVVAANPPYEEIGQGQPCASPEDRTARQGSACTLSDVCRAASWSLRDKGRLYMVMRARRLADTVACLRAASLEPSVLRFVHPKADRPASVFLMEARRFGGVGLRVLRPLVMHAPDGSLTDEFLKFYEKEAPSCPSS; encoded by the coding sequence ATGGGAGTAACCGTCGACGACTTGTTGGGCGGCCAGCTGACGATCCGTCAGCCCGTCAGAGGCCCGCGGGTCAACATGGACACCATTCTGCTGGCCGGATTCGTTCGGCTGAAGCGCCGGGAGCGGGCCCTCGAGCTGGGCTGCGCGACTGGCGGCGTCGCCATGCTGATGGCTTGGCGCAGCAGCGCTCACGTGACCGGGCTGGAAATAGACCAGCGGTTCGTCGAGCTGGCGCGGCAAAACGCCGAGTCCAACGGCCTGTCCGACCGGCTGTCATTCGTCTGCGGCGACCTGACCCAGCTTTGGGGCCGAGGACAAGGGGGAGAATACGACGTCGTGGCGGCCAACCCTCCGTATGAGGAAATAGGGCAGGGCCAGCCCTGCGCGTCGCCGGAAGACCGCACGGCCCGGCAGGGCTCGGCTTGCACTCTGTCCGACGTGTGCCGAGCCGCGTCGTGGAGCCTGAGGGACAAAGGTCGGCTGTACATGGTCATGCGGGCCCGCCGTCTGGCCGATACCGTGGCGTGTCTTCGCGCCGCCAGCCTCGAGCCGTCGGTCCTGCGGTTCGTTCACCCGAAGGCGGACCGTCCCGCGTCAGTTTTCCTCATGGAAGCCCGACGCTTCGGCGGCGTGGGCCTTCGGGTGCTCCGGCCGTTGGTCATGCACGCTCCGGACGGCTCCCTGACCGACGAGTTTTTGAAGTTTTACGAGAAGGAGGCCCCGTCATGCCCCTCGTCGTGA
- the smc gene encoding chromosome segregation protein SMC has translation MYIERLTLKNFKSFGGTHQMPFAPGFTAIVGPNGSGKSNILDGLRWALGESSASRLRIARQSDLIFQGSAGMVEASEAEVTVQLSDGATHPTLRRSLSQSGAEIWADGVKIRLGDLGAFKEEVGLGGERFAFIGQGEVTEAISQRPKERRLQLEELFGVDRYRRRRDDAALELKEAQDELLRLQTLIGELTARRDEIAPQAALAKRAQELEARLETLNGRLYHLRRFEEERRLADAKARGEKLQAGFSRATWWNAGWSSQLDRLRRRGDEYLKRRAQLQERQDELTPMLENARQAETAAQGTIRENAFALSRLDEEKERLCAGQTKLAQDRKSASARLSECQTRLAELSGRIAELEDRIRRQSDATASRQKKLSELTERRASYQEALADARGRLSGAASSTAAAEAWQAELEAEHRRLTDCVARGDRALEALEDRTEELVEGMRNATSLAQDLSMRQAGARRTAASLEGELEAARSSAAESAYPRPVQMVLAAISLGKLDIKACPAAESFECPAELAAAMEAYLGGRQYWLLVEDTASAQKGIDLLKGRSGGRATFLPLERCQARLGALPSGKGVIGRASELVKPAPEWKKAVDHLLGGVLVVEDYATGAALSRGAHFSVVTLEGEVFSPSGAVSGGKSSHAGAISARRQAAELAARLEEAQAASRRLRAELTQAEEAEKTAQEELNRHRAVTSRAKEELEGLQNSLRAVSAELAELEERRGRFQQKQEEWQRYASETESRLKELEREIESLAASPDGNDAAPEDALPQLRGEELLAQERTDHTKQELQRLLGEEMALSSQLVRLENDRRTAQTRLDGAKEQETEALTRRRALEAQMSDLRGLFDELERSGASDAARTERLIRRSDAASARLEKIRAERAAVEADAERSNVRLEEMISASEARWPYPESFAPGDERREAVESAARYAERALRELGPVNVGALDEQASLDGRLTYLNDQTADVKNGIRSLQDVIAQADRQAAELFSKAMDQIDVRFNSLFGRLFGGGEAHLSWQGEAGAWDSGVEITARPPGKKTLLLAQLSGGEQSLTALALLFAAMETAGAPLAVLDEVDAALDEVNLSRFAQLAAEYATRVQLIVMTHRRQTMEGADTMFGVTMSEPGLSQIVSVRTDQWE, from the coding sequence GTGTATATCGAACGACTGACTCTTAAAAACTTCAAAAGTTTCGGCGGCACTCACCAAATGCCCTTCGCCCCCGGTTTCACCGCTATCGTGGGGCCGAACGGGAGCGGCAAGAGCAACATCTTGGACGGCCTGCGCTGGGCGCTTGGGGAGAGCAGCGCGTCCAGACTGCGAATTGCCCGCCAGTCGGACCTGATTTTTCAGGGCTCGGCCGGCATGGTCGAGGCGAGCGAAGCCGAGGTGACCGTTCAGCTGTCCGACGGGGCGACTCACCCGACGCTGCGGCGAAGTCTTTCCCAGTCCGGGGCGGAAATTTGGGCTGACGGCGTGAAAATTCGCCTTGGTGACTTAGGGGCGTTCAAAGAAGAAGTCGGGTTGGGCGGGGAGCGGTTTGCGTTTATCGGTCAGGGAGAAGTGACCGAGGCGATCTCCCAGCGGCCCAAAGAGCGCCGCCTTCAGCTGGAAGAGCTGTTCGGCGTGGACAGGTACCGCCGCCGTCGGGACGACGCCGCGCTTGAGCTGAAAGAGGCTCAGGACGAGCTGCTGCGCCTTCAGACGCTGATCGGCGAGCTGACGGCCCGTCGGGATGAAATCGCCCCTCAGGCCGCCCTTGCCAAGCGGGCTCAGGAGCTTGAGGCACGTCTGGAAACGTTGAATGGCCGGCTGTACCACCTGCGGCGCTTTGAAGAAGAGCGGCGTCTTGCCGACGCGAAGGCTCGGGGCGAAAAACTGCAGGCCGGCTTCAGCAGGGCCACTTGGTGGAACGCCGGCTGGTCGAGCCAGCTCGATCGGCTTCGCCGCCGGGGCGACGAGTACCTCAAGCGCCGGGCTCAGCTTCAGGAGAGGCAGGACGAGCTGACGCCGATGCTCGAAAACGCCCGGCAGGCAGAGACGGCCGCTCAGGGGACGATTCGGGAAAACGCCTTCGCGCTGAGTCGGTTGGACGAGGAAAAAGAGCGGCTCTGCGCGGGCCAAACGAAACTGGCCCAAGACCGCAAGAGCGCGTCGGCCCGGCTTTCCGAGTGTCAGACTCGGCTGGCCGAGCTGTCCGGCCGGATCGCCGAGCTGGAGGATCGTATTCGCCGGCAGAGCGACGCGACCGCGTCTCGGCAGAAAAAGTTGTCCGAGCTGACCGAGCGTCGGGCCTCGTATCAGGAGGCTCTGGCGGACGCGCGGGGGCGCCTGTCAGGGGCAGCCAGTTCAACCGCCGCGGCGGAGGCCTGGCAGGCCGAGCTGGAAGCCGAACACCGGCGGCTCACCGACTGCGTGGCCCGCGGGGACAGAGCCCTTGAGGCGCTGGAAGACCGAACCGAAGAGCTGGTCGAGGGAATGAGAAACGCCACGTCCCTCGCGCAGGACCTGTCCATGCGCCAGGCCGGCGCGCGGCGGACTGCCGCTTCCCTTGAAGGCGAGCTGGAGGCCGCCCGGTCGTCGGCCGCTGAAAGCGCGTATCCCCGTCCGGTTCAGATGGTCTTAGCTGCCATCTCATTGGGGAAACTCGACATCAAAGCCTGCCCAGCCGCCGAATCGTTCGAGTGCCCCGCCGAGCTGGCTGCGGCAATGGAAGCGTATCTCGGCGGGCGGCAGTATTGGCTTCTGGTGGAGGACACCGCGTCCGCCCAGAAGGGCATCGACCTGCTGAAAGGGCGTTCCGGCGGGCGGGCGACCTTCCTGCCGTTGGAGCGGTGCCAAGCGCGGCTTGGCGCTCTGCCGTCAGGAAAGGGCGTAATCGGCCGGGCGTCCGAATTAGTCAAGCCAGCGCCGGAGTGGAAAAAGGCCGTCGATCACCTGCTGGGAGGCGTGCTGGTTGTGGAAGACTACGCGACCGGCGCGGCGCTCAGCCGAGGCGCTCATTTCTCGGTCGTCACGCTCGAAGGCGAGGTCTTCTCGCCGTCCGGGGCCGTCAGCGGCGGAAAAAGTTCTCATGCTGGCGCCATCTCGGCGCGCCGTCAGGCCGCGGAGCTGGCCGCCCGCCTTGAGGAAGCTCAAGCGGCGTCGAGGCGACTGAGAGCCGAGCTGACTCAGGCCGAGGAAGCGGAGAAGACCGCACAGGAAGAGCTGAACCGTCACCGGGCCGTCACGTCCCGGGCAAAAGAAGAGTTGGAAGGACTTCAAAACAGTTTGCGTGCCGTTTCCGCCGAGTTGGCAGAGCTGGAAGAGCGCCGCGGTCGGTTCCAGCAGAAACAGGAAGAGTGGCAGCGTTACGCCTCGGAGACGGAAAGCCGTCTCAAAGAGCTGGAGCGTGAAATTGAATCGCTCGCCGCCTCGCCGGATGGGAACGACGCCGCTCCCGAGGACGCGCTGCCCCAGCTTCGGGGCGAAGAGCTTTTGGCGCAGGAGCGGACCGACCACACCAAGCAGGAACTTCAGCGCCTGCTCGGCGAAGAGATGGCCCTGTCGTCCCAGCTGGTACGGCTCGAAAACGACCGCCGAACCGCTCAGACGAGGCTTGACGGGGCGAAGGAGCAGGAGACCGAAGCGTTAACCCGGCGGCGGGCTCTGGAGGCTCAGATGTCAGACCTTCGGGGCCTGTTTGACGAGCTGGAGAGAAGCGGCGCTTCTGACGCCGCTCGGACGGAGCGGCTCATCCGCCGATCGGACGCGGCCTCGGCTCGGCTGGAAAAAATCCGTGCTGAACGCGCCGCCGTCGAAGCTGACGCCGAAAGAAGCAACGTCCGCTTGGAGGAAATGATCTCGGCCAGCGAAGCGCGGTGGCCGTACCCGGAGAGTTTTGCCCCGGGCGACGAGCGGCGCGAAGCGGTTGAATCGGCAGCCCGCTATGCGGAGCGGGCTCTGCGCGAGTTAGGTCCGGTCAACGTCGGCGCGTTGGACGAGCAGGCGTCCCTTGACGGGCGGCTGACGTACCTGAACGACCAGACGGCGGACGTCAAAAATGGCATCAGGTCGCTTCAGGACGTCATCGCGCAGGCGGACCGGCAGGCCGCCGAGCTCTTTTCAAAAGCGATGGATCAAATCGACGTCCGATTCAACAGCCTGTTCGGCCGGCTCTTCGGCGGCGGCGAAGCGCACCTGTCATGGCAGGGAGAGGCGGGGGCGTGGGACAGCGGCGTTGAAATCACCGCCCGCCCACCGGGAAAGAAAACGCTCCTGTTGGCGCAGCTTTCGGGCGGCGAACAGTCCCTCACGGCTCTGGCTCTTCTTTTTGCCGCCATGGAGACCGCCGGAGCACCGCTGGCCGTCCTCGACGAGGTGGACGCGGCGCTTGACGAGGTCAACCTGAGCCGGTTCGCCCAGTTGGCCGCCGAATACGCGACCCGGGTTCAGCTGATCGTCATGACCCATCGGCGTCAGACCATGGAGGGGGCCGACACCATGTTCGGCGTCACCATGAGCGAGCCGGGGCTTTCTCAGATCGTGAGCGTGAGGACAGACCAATGGGAGTAA
- a CDS encoding Rne/Rng family ribonuclease has translation MTQDVKIYANMLDEEERRVAVVEDGRLRDLYVEHGRPVQQSGDIYLARVESIVSGMNAAFLNLGDGRNGFLYLADAKGFSVHENGELIVQVTKTPRRSKGARVTPQVSLPGRFFVYLPFAGSVGVSRKIGSAKDRQRLRALVGSVERGGVIIRTAAQDAADEDLATDLAQLQEQWERIEQSAKLRMSPGVLWQEDGFLIRALRDELAHHISEVVTDSREAFDAVKGFVSAAGAGWSGQVSLLEKGIDLFEYCGLTQEIESLIRPKVWLPSGGYLVIDQTEALTAIDVNSGKCVDGSSLSATVKTTNLEAAREIARQIRLRAIGGIVIVDFIDMESEADRTAVLDALKDASAADPNKVRVYGMTSLGLAEVTRKRTRLDLRSQMTQPCSSCCEGRTWKDEALAASVKRRLRKAFAGSSSGWALVAMNDELAQIVAQKWLKGWEETFGRRIVLRGLPGASRTDWRIEALGDSRKILTQAQSPWEREEPSRVYRTTDS, from the coding sequence GTGACGCAGGACGTGAAAATTTACGCCAACATGCTGGACGAAGAGGAGCGCCGCGTCGCGGTCGTCGAGGACGGAAGGCTGCGCGACTTGTACGTGGAGCACGGCCGTCCGGTGCAGCAAAGCGGGGACATCTACCTTGCCCGGGTCGAGTCCATTGTGAGCGGCATGAACGCGGCGTTTCTCAACCTTGGCGACGGGCGCAACGGCTTTTTGTACTTGGCCGACGCCAAGGGATTCAGCGTCCACGAGAACGGCGAGCTGATCGTTCAGGTGACGAAAACGCCGCGGCGCAGCAAGGGCGCTCGCGTAACGCCTCAGGTCTCATTGCCGGGGCGTTTTTTTGTGTATCTGCCGTTCGCCGGCAGCGTGGGCGTGTCGCGGAAAATCGGCTCGGCGAAGGACCGTCAGCGCCTGCGGGCATTGGTGGGGAGCGTTGAGCGCGGCGGGGTAATAATCCGCACAGCCGCTCAGGACGCGGCCGACGAGGACTTGGCAACGGATCTGGCCCAGCTTCAGGAGCAGTGGGAGAGAATAGAGCAGAGCGCCAAGCTTCGGATGTCGCCGGGCGTTTTGTGGCAGGAGGACGGCTTCCTGATTCGGGCCCTTCGGGACGAGTTGGCCCATCATATTTCCGAGGTGGTCACCGACAGCCGGGAGGCTTTTGACGCGGTCAAAGGGTTTGTCTCCGCGGCTGGGGCGGGCTGGAGCGGCCAGGTCAGCCTGCTGGAGAAGGGAATCGACCTGTTCGAGTACTGCGGACTGACCCAAGAAATCGAATCGCTCATTCGGCCGAAGGTTTGGCTGCCGTCAGGCGGGTATCTGGTCATCGACCAGACCGAGGCTCTGACCGCCATCGACGTGAACTCGGGAAAGTGCGTGGACGGCAGCTCATTGAGCGCCACTGTGAAAACGACCAATCTGGAAGCCGCGCGGGAAATTGCCCGGCAGATACGCCTTCGGGCCATCGGCGGCATCGTCATCGTCGACTTCATCGACATGGAGAGCGAGGCGGACCGAACGGCCGTGCTGGACGCGCTGAAAGACGCTTCGGCCGCCGACCCGAACAAGGTCCGAGTTTACGGCATGACGAGCCTCGGCCTAGCGGAAGTGACCCGCAAGCGGACACGGTTGGACCTGCGCTCTCAGATGACCCAGCCCTGCTCGTCCTGCTGCGAAGGCCGGACGTGGAAGGACGAAGCGCTGGCCGCGTCGGTCAAGCGCCGGCTGCGCAAGGCTTTCGCCGGGTCGTCGTCCGGCTGGGCTCTGGTGGCTATGAACGACGAGCTGGCCCAAATTGTGGCGCAGAAGTGGCTCAAAGGATGGGAAGAGACGTTCGGTCGGCGGATCGTGCTTCGGGGGCTACCCGGCGCGTCACGAACCGACTGGCGCATAGAGGCTCTCGGAGACAGCCGCAAAATTTTGACGCAGGCGCAGAGCCCATGGGAGCGGGAGGAGCCGTCACGTGTATATCGAACGACTGACTCTTAA
- a CDS encoding TIGR03936 family radical SAM-associated protein, translating to MSRKRILFEKRGYSCFVRHVELPQLFGRIARRAGFSLELTEGFSPHAKIVMGPALPVGVPSLGELAELWPLEAVTEREFLDRFNAAAPTGFRFLACRDVDGRVLNKVIDAASYWVCPRNRPVWEAVEPAARDCYGDGLLNLSRDETGLELTLSSPSALGIGMLVRALTERQEIAGWPEICIARLALGTWNGEAVVPLLTPEGGERA from the coding sequence GTGAGTCGGAAGAGAATCCTTTTCGAGAAGCGCGGGTACTCGTGCTTTGTCCGGCACGTCGAACTTCCGCAGCTTTTCGGGCGAATCGCCCGCCGTGCTGGGTTCAGCTTGGAGCTGACCGAAGGTTTTTCCCCTCACGCAAAAATTGTCATGGGGCCGGCGCTGCCGGTCGGCGTGCCGTCGTTAGGCGAGCTGGCCGAGCTGTGGCCCCTTGAGGCGGTGACCGAGCGGGAATTTTTGGACCGGTTCAACGCCGCCGCCCCGACGGGCTTTCGTTTCTTGGCCTGTCGGGACGTTGACGGGCGGGTGTTGAATAAGGTCATCGACGCGGCTTCTTACTGGGTGTGCCCGAGAAACCGTCCCGTTTGGGAGGCAGTTGAGCCGGCGGCCCGGGACTGTTACGGCGACGGCCTGCTGAATCTCAGCCGGGACGAAACGGGGTTGGAACTGACCCTGTCCTCCCCGTCGGCGCTGGGGATCGGCATGCTGGTTCGAGCTCTGACCGAGCGCCAAGAGATCGCCGGCTGGCCGGAAATCTGCATCGCCCGGCTGGCACTCGGCACGTGGAACGGGGAGGCCGTCGTGCCGCTTCTGACGCCTGAAGGAGGCGAACGCGCGTGA